The genomic segment AAGTACCCTCCACTGAAATACATTGTTGCAACTTCTAATGTCCCAGTGATCTCCTGAGAAATCAAGCTCTGACCCTGAAAGATTGAATTattcaaagttttgttcttttacaTTCTGAGCCTATCAAGAATCAATCTGAGTACCGTGAGAGTGAAAGTGCCGTCTATAACAATTCTGGTGGGAAAACTCCGATCCACAGTCGAAGCTGCGACGGAAACAACCAAGGAGAGACGTTCTGAACAACACCAGGATCAGGCCCGTCGTTTCCACAAGAGAAAACCACACTAATTTCTCTCTCCGCCACGTGAAACGCCCCAATATCTGCGCTCGACTCGAAAAACGGAGATAACGGCGGAGATGAGCCAAAAGACGCCGAGATCACGTGGACACCGTCGTGGATCGCATCATCGAAAGCTGCCAAGATATCAGCCTCCGTACAAACCCCTTCCAAATCCTTTCCCCAACACGTTTTGAACACTGCAAGCCTCGCCAATGGAGCTCCGCCGCGAGCGGTGCCGCGTGCAAGATCGGAGAACCCGGATACGTTGCGAACAACGGATCCGACGGCAGTGGAAGCTGTGTGCGTGCCGTGACCTAAGTAATCACGCGGCGATCTGTATTCCGGATCTCGCGTGAAGTCAATTGGTCCGTACGTCTCTTCGAATCCTCTTAGGTAAAATCTAGCGCCGATCAATTTACGATTGCAATGTACGGTTGGATCGAAGTCTTCTCCTCCGACGCATCTTCCGTTCCACGAAGAAGGTATAGGTTTCGCCTCCGGCGGTTCCTTGAAACTCTCTGATTCCGGccaaatccctaaatcgaaaataacaaaaaaaattaacgaaaTACTAACATTGAGAGATCAGAAACAAGGAAGAGTCAGGGAGAAGCAAGAGACCAGTATCAAATATTCCGACGACGATGTCGGAGCCATAGGCGAGCTGCGGCGGAGGCGTACGACGGGCATTGTCGACGGTGAGGCCTAAGAAATCCCAGCTCCTTGTTGTGTGTAACTTCAAgcttttgcttttgaaaaccGTTATGACCTGGTCCAATTCTATACCAAATTTGGTTATCTTAACCGTGTCTTCATTCTAGTTTTATTACTGGTCTGAGTGTAACTGAACAAAATGGAACTAGATCGATTGGAATACATGATGTTGGTTCCGCTAAACCAAATCCAAACCGATTTCTTTAATAATGGGAATAATTTTGCCGCTATAATATAAAGATGGGAAGTATTACTTGCTAAAGAAGCAGCTTGTGTTGAGTTGAGTTTTGCAGAGAAGCCTGAAAAGCCATTGTTATAACTGTACAACATCGATCCTTCCGCTTCTTCTTTGCTACAATAATTATCTCCAAAAATTCACGGACGAGATCATTGACTGTCATGAAAAAAAGACTGCAACAAAGATGAGTTTTGAAGAAGGTAACCTTGTGAAGACTTTGGAAAGAAGACGAAGGTGGTGGTTTGAAGATAACGCAGAGTTTTCTAGCCGGTTAGCGCCTAAATACACAACGTAAACCTAGAAGACATGCCAAAGTCAATCCTGAGTTAAGTCTGCAATTGAAAAGATATTCATACATCATCATACACAAGGTTTAGTATTTAGTGATTTACATGAGAAATTGATGTTGTTGCTTGAATTGATGGGTGAAATAGTAATGTAAGAGCAAGAAAGACGCCACCAAGAAATCTCTCCATTGATGTTATACACCCCGAGAAAGATCTAGCTTGGCAGTTGGCACATTGCTGCTACAAATCTCTCAGATTCTTATAACTAATTCAAACTCAAGCTTGCTTATAGTAATAGTTTATAATGAATCAATCATTGTGACAGACTCAACAAGGCATAGGCTCACGAGCCACATCATTCTCACTTTTAGGTGTAAACTTGTTAATAGCTAGATGCCTAGATTGTTCAATTCCTCTAAGAGTAGACATGCTTTGAAAGATGTTTCcatattttgttatgtatagCTTATCTTTTATCATTAAAGCTATCACAACTTGTTAGGGATCAATTAGAGCTAATAAGCTATAAGTAGTTTACGTATATTTTTTACTAGAGTTTTAATTAGATCAAAGAGTGGTAGCTTGCAATTGATAAGCAACCTGTAGAGACACAACTCAATGGTTTAATTAAGGTGAAACCTACAGAGACAGTAGCTTACGAGTAGTCCCATCATTCTACTTCTACTAGATGTTAACATTCCTACAAAACTGTGTTCCATATTAAAATAAGCTCTCATATATCAACAAATCCTTGCGGCGATATACAGCTTTATTCTTAACATATGACCTCTACAAAACGTTTCTACCTATACGGTAAAAGATCTCTGGTAAGTtaattacttataataatttgcCATTATTCTGATTCTATTAAAACCAAACATGGTACAGAATCACTGACTTTTATTCAACCACTAAATCAACAGGCTTCATTTTGATTTTCTagcttttttataataattaaacactaaaaaaatgGATTAGGCCACACTATTCGATTAATGATGATGTTGGAAACATAGAAGTCAACGTGGCAAGATCAGGAAGGGTGAAGAAAGATCTTGAAAAAACACCCAAACCGTATACACAAACACAGACAAATCGGACGAAAATCACGGAAACATCATCCAGTTACAGTTTGGTCGGAATAAAAAGTTTACGAACATGGTGTTCAACGGCCAGACAGTTGTGTCTGTAGCCCATTTGTCGGCGGAGGTTTGGCAGCGATTACGGCGGATCCCACCGTCCGACCGTATAAGCAGCAGCGAGATGCTTGAGCTAGTCTGCTTCTTCCCGCTCCAGCAATTGGGTCTATTCGCTATATGTTTCTTGACTTTTCTCTGTCTTCCTCATCCAGGTTTGCTCTATCCTGAACCCGACGATGACGATGGGGGTCACGTTTTTGTTAATGgctcctcttcatcttccatcGCTAGACATCAGCATCACTTTCATCTGCACTTTGAGTAATCAAAACCAAACTCGATCATGTTCTCTTCTTTGAgttactctgttttctctctgtGTTTAATGTATATACTATGTGGTTTTGCGGTTTGGTGAATATTGTCTAGATTTGGGTTTGTTTTAAGTCTAGTCCTTGATGATTATAGACCATAAATATGAGTTTAATCTGCACTTGAAACGTTAAGACTCGAAGCTGCATCCGATTTGGTTTGTGTTGTTCATATCTTCTGTGGGGAAATTGATCAGAGACCAAGAGAGTTTGTGGATTTATCATCTGGCTTGAGAGTAGAAGACTCTGGTTTTGGATCTTTATGGCTCTGTGTCTGATGTAATTAGCTCTAAAGATCAAGAACGATGTCTGTTCATAAACTAGCTTTATTGGATCTCTAGATTTGgtgagtttttttggtttcttggctTCCAAGAAAGAAGCTTGTTAATACTAGTGTAAATCAGATACTTCAAGGTTCTTCATTGTTTTCATCTCCTACGGTTTCAGTCAGAgtcttgtatatataatataggcAATAACATCAGCCTGTACCTGCTGATTAATCCGCTAATCAGAGAAATGTAGTGGAAGTTTACttaaaattataagaataaccgatacttttcaaaatttttatgtaaaattacaaaatcctAAATACACCTTGTTCCTCTTAATAGATCTTTAATAATATGAAGACTCACACTTTTTAAGTTCTTTGTGTGTATCGATTTTTTGAGCAATAATTGGGGGAGAAAGCGATTGAGCCAATTACATATCAGGTGAGAGCACATGGAACCATCAATCAATTTTACATATTCTTTACCTATAAAGAAACAACCAACCAAACAGCTCATTGCTTCTCTTATCTATACTCTATTCACTGTCACAGAAAAAACAAACCGTTTCCTATTTCTTCCActctttaatttttctaaagAATTGAAAAATACAACCTTTTGAACTGTATAATCTTTGAACCAACATATTAATAATATCCAAAACTCCAAGTATCACAACTTAATTCGGCTGCAGTACTATTCTTTCCaactgtttatttttctttcttatttcaaCTAAAGAGATCTCAGTTGGCTTTACAGAGGTTCATGTGACAATAAAGTGTTTTTCTTTACCAAATACAAAGAATTCGCAAACTGAATAATTGTGTTGGTGTTAATAAAACTGTAAAGTGATAATTACAGAGTTGGCCTTACATGCAtccatgtgtatatataaccCACAAGTCACAACACATCATAACACACcacaaaaacattaaacataccAATCTCTTCGTGCTTTCTCAAGAACCACTTAGAGAGAAACCAATGGAGGCAATGAAGATGAGACTCTTTGTGGCGGTTTTGGTGGCGACGATGGCTTTGTCAGCCATTCAACAGGTTGCCGCGGTGGAGGCTCCTGCTCCAAGTCCTACCTCCGATGCTTCCTTGTCCATCCCTGCTTTCTTCGCCTCTGTTGCCACTTTGGCCTTTGGGTTTCTCTTTTGAACAAATTTCgtttgtctttttaattttatgaaaatcatattcttgatttttaatttttctcgCTTAATTGTTCTAAGATTTTCCACATCCgaatatcaataaaattatttctatcacttatttttttgtttaatgtgcAATGCAGCTTTGACAAAATAGTTTTAGGGAAAAAAACTGAAGTTTGACAAATCGTAAGTTGTTGTTCGTGGtatagtattattttctatattttttgtgATTAAATAAGAGATTAAACTAGTTCAAATCTTAATCTCAAAGCATTATAGTGGGGTGTGggacaaacaagcagacaacttGTAAGCTTTATAATCATGACATCTTCTAAGAAAAGTATAATTTGTACCAAAAGGAAATTGTAACTTGAAGGTGTTGAT from the Camelina sativa cultivar DH55 chromosome 12, Cs, whole genome shotgun sequence genome contains:
- the LOC104730776 gene encoding uncharacterized protein LOC104730776; protein product: MVFNGQTVVSVAHLSAEVWQRLRRIPPSDRISSSEMLELVCFFPLQQLGLFAICFLTFLCLPHPGLLYPEPDDDDGGHVFVNGSSSSSIARHQHHFHLHFE
- the LOC109128083 gene encoding arabinogalactan peptide 13-like, producing MHPCVYITHKSQHIITHHKNIKHTNLFVLSQEPLREKPMEAMKMRLFVAVLVATMALSAIQQVAAVEAPAPSPTSDASLSIPAFFASVATLAFGFLF